From one Microbacterium aurum genomic stretch:
- a CDS encoding MMPL family transporter produces the protein MTSRRDTPTRWLRIGIPVVLVLIWLVGGSIGGPYFGKVDEVATNDQSTFLPSSAEATQVQERLADFTGGDTIPAVVVVAGDGTLTEAQLAEVDDLATSIGDVEGVGEVSPALPAEDGEAVQLFVPIDTSGDVAETVEAVRAAIAEQLPEGLQAWVTGPAGFTADLVEGFLGIDGLLLAVALGAVFVILVIVYRSPLLPILVLMTSTFALCVALLTVWWLAKAGVFVLNGQVQGILFILVIGAATDYALLYVARFREALGSGLRRWDATVSAWRGAFEPIIASGGTVIAGLLCLLLSDLASNRALGPIASIGIVFAVLSALTFLPALLALTGRAAFWPFIPKTGAVDIPDDLASSGAPVRGFWARQARLVARHSRPVWIITTVALLAASVGVLQLKADGVPQSDLVLGASEARDGQDVLADHFAAGSGSPAYVIVPEDRVADAVGVLDATDGIDAVSASSKDAPSGQVTVAVSGGEPVYTVAGPPTATPAGPTVSAGDVLLVATLSHEADSLAAEETIRDLRAAFAADLGEGTALVGGSTAIDVDTNDTSIRDRTVIIPVILVVILLILMLLLRAIVAPVLLILSVIVSFGAALGVSALVFNHVFDFPGADPAVPLYGFVFLVALGVDYNIFLMSRVREESKAHGTRPGILRGLVATGGVITSAGLVLAATFAALGVIPILFLAQLAFIVAFGVLLDTFVVRSLLVPAAAYDLGRVIWWPSKLWRRDGQRGGGENSTRTVPEGATRRSLRAQTTESVELSPDPHDNLGA, from the coding sequence ATGACTTCACGCCGCGACACCCCCACCCGCTGGCTGCGCATCGGCATCCCCGTGGTGCTCGTCCTCATCTGGCTCGTCGGCGGGTCCATCGGCGGGCCCTACTTCGGCAAGGTCGACGAAGTCGCCACCAACGACCAGTCGACCTTCCTGCCGTCCTCGGCCGAAGCGACACAGGTGCAGGAGCGCCTCGCCGACTTCACCGGCGGCGACACCATCCCGGCCGTCGTGGTCGTCGCGGGCGACGGGACGCTGACCGAGGCGCAGCTGGCCGAGGTCGACGACCTCGCGACGTCGATCGGCGACGTCGAGGGCGTGGGGGAGGTGTCGCCGGCCCTCCCCGCCGAAGACGGCGAAGCGGTGCAGCTGTTCGTCCCGATCGACACCTCCGGCGACGTGGCCGAGACCGTCGAGGCGGTGCGCGCTGCGATCGCCGAGCAGCTGCCCGAGGGACTGCAGGCGTGGGTCACCGGGCCCGCCGGGTTCACAGCCGACCTCGTCGAGGGATTCCTCGGCATCGACGGGCTGCTGCTCGCGGTGGCGCTCGGCGCCGTCTTCGTCATCCTGGTGATCGTCTACCGGTCGCCGCTGCTGCCCATCCTGGTGCTCATGACGTCGACGTTCGCGCTCTGCGTCGCGCTGCTGACGGTGTGGTGGCTCGCGAAGGCCGGGGTGTTCGTCCTGAACGGGCAGGTGCAGGGCATCCTCTTCATCCTCGTGATCGGCGCGGCGACGGACTACGCGCTGCTCTACGTCGCGCGCTTCCGCGAGGCGCTCGGGTCGGGGCTGCGCCGGTGGGATGCCACGGTCAGCGCCTGGCGCGGCGCCTTCGAGCCGATCATCGCCTCGGGCGGCACCGTCATCGCCGGGCTGCTCTGCCTGCTCCTCAGCGACCTCGCGAGCAACCGCGCCCTCGGCCCGATCGCCTCGATCGGCATCGTCTTCGCCGTGCTCTCCGCACTCACCTTCCTGCCGGCCCTCCTCGCCCTCACCGGCCGTGCGGCGTTCTGGCCGTTCATCCCGAAGACGGGCGCCGTCGACATCCCCGACGACCTCGCCTCCAGCGGCGCGCCCGTGCGCGGGTTCTGGGCCCGGCAGGCGCGGCTCGTCGCCCGGCATTCCCGCCCGGTGTGGATCATCACGACCGTCGCGCTGCTCGCGGCATCCGTCGGCGTCCTGCAGTTGAAGGCCGACGGCGTGCCGCAGAGCGATCTCGTGCTGGGTGCCTCCGAGGCGCGCGACGGGCAGGACGTGCTCGCCGACCACTTCGCGGCCGGGTCGGGCAGTCCCGCGTACGTGATCGTGCCCGAGGATCGCGTCGCCGACGCCGTCGGGGTGCTGGATGCGACCGACGGCATCGACGCGGTCTCGGCGTCGTCGAAGGATGCCCCGTCGGGTCAAGTCACGGTGGCCGTCTCCGGCGGCGAGCCGGTGTACACCGTCGCAGGACCCCCCACGGCGACACCGGCCGGTCCGACCGTCTCAGCCGGCGATGTGCTGCTGGTCGCGACGCTGTCGCACGAGGCCGACTCCCTCGCGGCCGAGGAGACGATCCGCGATCTGCGCGCCGCCTTCGCCGCCGACCTCGGGGAGGGCACCGCGCTCGTGGGCGGGTCCACAGCGATCGACGTCGACACCAACGACACCTCGATCCGCGACCGCACCGTCATCATCCCCGTCATCCTCGTCGTGATCCTGCTGATCCTCATGCTGCTGCTGCGCGCGATCGTCGCGCCGGTGCTGCTGATCCTCAGCGTCATCGTCTCGTTCGGGGCGGCACTCGGGGTGAGCGCCCTGGTGTTCAACCACGTGTTCGACTTCCCGGGGGCGGACCCCGCCGTGCCGCTGTACGGCTTCGTCTTCCTCGTAGCGCTCGGGGTGGACTACAACATCTTCCTCATGTCCCGGGTTCGTGAGGAGTCGAAGGCGCACGGCACGCGCCCTGGCATCCTGCGCGGCCTCGTCGCCACCGGTGGGGTGATCACCTCGGCGGGCCTTGTGCTGGCGGCGACGTTCGCGGCGCTCGGCGTGATCCCGATCCTCTTCCTGGCCCAGTTGGCGTTCATCGTGGCCTTCGGGGTGCTTCTGGACACGTTCGTGGTGCGGTCGCTGCTGGTTCCCGCCGCCGCGTACGACCTCGGCCGGGTCATCTGGTGGCCCTCGAAGCTCTGGCGCCGGGACGGCCAGCGCGGCGGCGGCGAAAACTCCACAAGAACGGTGCCCGAAGGCGCGACACGCCGATCCCTGCGGGCGCAGACCACCGAATCCGTGGAGCTTTCGCCGGACCCCCACGATAACCTCGGAGCATGA
- a CDS encoding isochorismatase family protein gives MTRALFIVDVQNDFTEGGALGVAGGHAVAVGVSRLLAVRAGDYALIVASRDWHDPESDNGGHFAAGEPDFVDTWPVHCVAGTAGAEYDPGLKTDAVTHHVKKGQGIPAYSLFEGTTDAGERVAELLTARGVTEVDVTGIATDYCVRASARDAIEHGLHVRILTDLVAGVAADSSQAALAELAHAGAELVTADAE, from the coding sequence ATGACCCGGGCCCTGTTCATCGTCGACGTCCAGAACGACTTCACCGAGGGCGGCGCGCTCGGCGTGGCCGGCGGCCACGCCGTTGCCGTGGGCGTGTCGCGGCTGCTGGCCGTACGCGCCGGTGACTATGCGCTCATCGTCGCCTCACGCGACTGGCACGACCCCGAATCCGACAACGGCGGCCACTTCGCCGCCGGCGAGCCCGACTTCGTCGACACCTGGCCGGTGCACTGCGTCGCCGGGACGGCAGGAGCCGAGTACGACCCGGGACTTAAGACGGATGCCGTCACCCACCACGTCAAGAAGGGGCAGGGCATCCCGGCGTACTCCCTGTTCGAGGGAACGACGGATGCCGGGGAGAGGGTCGCCGAGCTCCTCACCGCCCGCGGCGTCACCGAGGTCGACGTCACAGGCATCGCAACCGACTACTGCGTGCGGGCATCGGCGCGGGACGCGATCGAGCACGGGCTGCACGTGCGGATCCTCACCGACCTCGTCGCCGGGGTCGCGGCGGACTCGTCGCAGGCCGCGCTCGCCGAACTCGCCCACGCCGGAGCCGAGCTGGTGACGGCGGACGCCGAGTGA
- a CDS encoding DUF2510 domain-containing protein, with product MSAAAGWYPDPTGAPGGRWWDGAQWTAHTLAPPVAPRPVDVPTNTVWIWLAIAASTLPLASLLFLDPSGYISATMRAAHDAEAAFAASVAWMLQCLTIGLVSWVFVGAAILFSWLDWRELRRRGVPVPFHWAWALLALAGAGLAVYVIGRTVVLRRRTTAGGWAPLWVWIGTLVLAVIVAIAWATTIVAQILGSIPIGLSA from the coding sequence GTGAGCGCCGCGGCCGGGTGGTACCCCGACCCGACCGGTGCGCCCGGCGGGCGCTGGTGGGACGGCGCGCAGTGGACCGCGCACACCCTCGCGCCGCCCGTGGCGCCGCGGCCGGTGGACGTACCGACGAACACGGTGTGGATCTGGCTTGCCATCGCCGCCAGCACGCTGCCGCTGGCCTCGCTGCTGTTCCTGGACCCGTCGGGGTACATCTCCGCGACGATGCGGGCAGCCCACGACGCGGAGGCCGCCTTCGCCGCCTCGGTGGCGTGGATGCTGCAGTGCCTCACGATCGGTCTGGTCAGCTGGGTCTTCGTCGGCGCGGCCATCCTGTTCAGCTGGCTGGACTGGCGTGAACTCCGCCGCCGCGGGGTGCCCGTGCCCTTCCACTGGGCATGGGCGCTGCTCGCACTGGCCGGCGCCGGTCTGGCCGTCTACGTCATCGGCCGCACCGTCGTGCTGCGCCGGCGCACCACGGCGGGCGGGTGGGCGCCGCTCTGGGTCTGGATCGGCACGCTCGTGCTCGCCGTCATCGTCGCGATCGCCTGGGCGACGACGATCGTCGCGCAGATACTCGGCAGCATTCCGATCGGCCTGTCGGCGTGA
- a CDS encoding PhzF family phenazine biosynthesis protein has product MLRYAAFSARPEGGNPAGVVLDAERLDDAAMQRIAAEVDYAETAFVTGREPDGALRIRYFSPIAEVPFCGHATVATAVALADRGRVGGDETIRFVTPARPVSIAVSRDAEGARGAFTSIEPVVGSLPDGHLDGILRLLGLQRSDLDPALPPRIAHAGNPHPIVAIADRDAFDTFRFDPAAVRALMDDRGWPATIAIVHRTGADRFAARNLFPVGRITEDPATGSAAAALGAYLRAVGAVTVPGRIVVDQGAHVGRPGVLTVDIPASGGIVVSGHAVEIPDAC; this is encoded by the coding sequence GTGCTCCGCTACGCCGCGTTCAGCGCGCGCCCCGAGGGTGGCAATCCCGCCGGCGTCGTGCTCGACGCGGAGCGTCTGGACGACGCGGCCATGCAGCGCATCGCCGCCGAGGTGGATTATGCCGAGACGGCGTTCGTCACGGGGCGGGAACCCGACGGCGCGCTGCGCATTCGCTACTTCTCTCCCATCGCCGAGGTGCCCTTCTGCGGCCATGCGACCGTCGCGACCGCCGTCGCGCTCGCTGATCGGGGACGGGTAGGAGGTGACGAGACGATCCGTTTCGTGACGCCGGCGCGCCCGGTCTCGATCGCGGTATCGCGGGATGCCGAGGGCGCACGCGGCGCGTTCACGAGCATCGAACCGGTGGTGGGGTCGTTGCCGGACGGCCACCTCGACGGCATCCTGCGCCTGCTGGGACTGCAGCGCAGCGACCTCGACCCGGCGCTGCCCCCGCGGATCGCGCATGCCGGCAACCCTCACCCGATCGTCGCGATCGCGGACCGCGACGCGTTCGACACGTTCCGGTTCGACCCGGCGGCGGTGCGCGCGCTCATGGACGACCGCGGCTGGCCGGCGACGATCGCGATCGTGCACCGCACCGGCGCCGACCGGTTCGCCGCGCGGAACCTCTTCCCCGTCGGCCGGATCACCGAGGACCCTGCGACGGGCTCGGCGGCGGCCGCTCTCGGCGCCTACCTGCGTGCGGTAGGGGCGGTGACGGTGCCCGGCCGGATCGTGGTCGACCAGGGCGCGCACGTCGGGCGGCCCGGCGTGCTCACGGTCGACATCCCCGCATCGGGCGGCATCGTCGTCTCGGGGCACGCCGTCGAGATCCCGGACGCTTGCTAG
- a CDS encoding PadR family transcriptional regulator — translation MSRSCSFSLCAHDWSAYQLAEQLGRGVAELWPSADRGRYAVLNRLAELGYVATRQELTGKRARTIYSITPAGREALAAWLGTPPRPPSVEFEGMVRVLLADQGSLDDLRATLQQTRESALANRDMFARYAAYISATGGTFPERRHLFALANTFMIGHYDHILPWTEWAEQQIADWPDTVTPASTNEAQVRDMLAPGREVWEHDHPDGA, via the coding sequence ATGAGCCGGTCCTGCTCGTTCTCGCTCTGTGCGCACGACTGGTCGGCCTATCAGCTGGCCGAGCAGCTCGGCCGGGGGGTGGCGGAGCTGTGGCCGTCGGCGGATCGTGGCCGATACGCGGTGCTGAACCGGCTGGCCGAACTGGGCTACGTCGCCACGCGGCAGGAGCTCACCGGCAAGCGTGCACGCACGATCTACTCCATCACCCCCGCCGGGCGTGAGGCGCTGGCCGCGTGGCTGGGCACCCCGCCGAGGCCGCCGAGTGTCGAGTTCGAGGGCATGGTGCGCGTCCTGCTCGCCGATCAGGGATCGCTCGACGACCTGCGGGCGACGCTGCAGCAGACGCGCGAGAGCGCGCTCGCCAATCGGGACATGTTCGCGCGCTACGCCGCCTACATCAGCGCCACCGGAGGCACCTTCCCCGAGCGGCGGCACCTCTTCGCGCTCGCGAACACGTTCATGATCGGCCACTACGACCACATCCTGCCGTGGACGGAGTGGGCCGAGCAGCAGATCGCGGACTGGCCCGACACCGTCACGCCGGCGAGCACGAACGAGGCGCAGGTGCGCGACATGCTCGCCCCCGGCCGTGAGGTGTGGGAGCACGACCACCCCGACGGCGCCTGA
- a CDS encoding NAD(P)/FAD-dependent oxidoreductase, whose amino-acid sequence MTDAPTTEVDVVIVGGGPAGLSAALNLGRARASVVLVDAGRPRNAATLRSHGFLTRDGVPPLELRKLARAELGAYPNVRILDRTVVNALQPRECGERRFIAALHGRGAGIPPAVSARSVLVATGLRETLPDIPSLRAFYGMTVFSCAACDAWELQDRPLALIGETPDLAARARLIARWTDRLTVFTNGSDAVDTVEEAELAASGIVVERRPIDDLEGDRGDVSAVRLVDGTRIEIEGGFVRPQWHPAPDFLGGIELDRDEFGNLVTDRSGRTSVAGLYAAGDAASPGPQQLIVAAGQGARAAAVLVHDLIGVRTAH is encoded by the coding sequence ATGACTGACGCGCCCACCACCGAGGTCGACGTCGTCATCGTGGGCGGCGGTCCCGCGGGGCTCTCGGCGGCCCTCAACCTCGGGCGCGCCCGCGCCTCGGTCGTGCTGGTCGATGCGGGCCGCCCACGCAACGCGGCGACGCTGCGCTCCCACGGCTTCCTCACGCGGGACGGGGTGCCCCCGCTCGAGCTGCGCAAGCTGGCGCGGGCTGAGCTGGGCGCGTACCCGAACGTCCGCATCCTCGACAGGACTGTCGTGAACGCGTTGCAGCCGCGCGAGTGCGGGGAGCGTCGCTTCATCGCCGCGCTCCACGGCCGGGGCGCCGGCATCCCTCCCGCCGTCTCGGCGCGGTCGGTGCTCGTCGCGACGGGGCTGCGCGAGACGCTGCCCGACATCCCGAGCCTGCGAGCGTTCTACGGCATGACCGTGTTCAGCTGCGCGGCGTGCGACGCCTGGGAGCTGCAGGACCGTCCCCTCGCCCTGATCGGCGAGACCCCCGACCTCGCGGCGCGGGCCCGCTTGATCGCCCGCTGGACCGACCGTCTCACCGTGTTCACGAACGGATCGGACGCGGTCGACACCGTCGAAGAGGCCGAGCTCGCGGCATCCGGGATCGTCGTCGAGCGCCGCCCGATCGACGACCTCGAGGGCGACCGCGGCGACGTGTCGGCCGTGCGCCTGGTCGACGGCACGCGCATCGAGATCGAGGGCGGCTTCGTGCGCCCGCAGTGGCATCCCGCCCCCGACTTCCTGGGCGGCATCGAGCTCGACCGCGACGAGTTCGGCAATCTCGTCACCGATCGCTCGGGGCGCACGTCGGTCGCCGGGCTGTATGCGGCAGGGGATGCCGCCTCCCCCGGTCCGCAGCAGCTCATCGTCGCCGCGGGCCAGGGCGCCCGTGCCGCCGCGGTTCTCGTCCACGACCTCATCGGGGTGCGCACCGCGCACTGA
- the fdxA gene encoding ferredoxin, with translation MTYVIALPCVDVKDRACIDECPVDCIYEGDRSLYIHPDECVDCGACEPVCPVEAIYYEDDLPDEWQDYYKANVEFFDDIGSPGGAAKVGVIHKDHPIIEALPPQGEGHD, from the coding sequence GTGACCTACGTCATCGCGCTCCCGTGCGTGGACGTCAAGGACCGCGCCTGCATCGACGAGTGTCCGGTGGACTGCATCTACGAGGGTGACCGCTCGCTGTACATCCACCCCGACGAGTGCGTGGACTGCGGTGCCTGCGAGCCGGTCTGCCCGGTCGAGGCGATCTACTACGAGGACGATCTGCCCGACGAGTGGCAGGACTACTACAAGGCCAACGTCGAGTTCTTCGACGACATCGGCTCGCCCGGCGGCGCCGCCAAGGTCGGCGTGATCCACAAGGACCACCCGATCATCGAGGCCCTCCCGCCGCAGGGAGAGGGTCATGACTGA
- a CDS encoding FAD-dependent oxidoreductase — MTSSNPQNLRVAIVGAGPAGIYAGNILTNAVADAGGTVAIDLFESLPAPYGLIRYGVAPDHPRIKGIVNSLHEMLDAGTTRFIGNVEVGRDISLAELQERYDAVILATGAIRDAALDIAGIDLLRSFGAADFVAWYDGHPDVPTEWPLDQREVAVIGNGNVALDVARVLAKHAVDLRPTEIADNVLAGLESSAVTDVHVFGRRGPGDIKFTPIELRELGEVPDVDIVVHDEDFVDADPANAANNQLKVMLRILNSWRTRESTGASRRLHLHFYHSPVEVLGSQESGVTGIRFERNEPVGDGRVQGTGEFREFAVQQVYRAVGYYGTPVIDAPFDVRAGVVSNVEGRVKDAAVTGADDAPTIPGLYATGWIKRGPVGLIGHTKSDAMETIAHLVADADAGRLTAPTVDGDVLELLDEREVAFTTWDGWLALDAHERELGAAHQHTRERVKVVPRDEQVQISRGALVP; from the coding sequence GTGACCTCGTCGAATCCCCAGAACCTGCGCGTCGCGATCGTCGGCGCCGGCCCGGCCGGCATCTACGCCGGCAACATCCTGACCAACGCGGTCGCCGATGCCGGCGGCACCGTCGCGATCGACCTGTTCGAGTCGCTGCCCGCGCCTTACGGCCTCATCCGCTACGGCGTCGCGCCGGACCACCCCCGCATCAAGGGCATCGTGAACTCGCTCCACGAGATGCTGGATGCCGGCACCACGCGGTTCATCGGCAACGTCGAGGTCGGCCGCGACATCTCGCTCGCCGAGCTGCAGGAGCGCTACGACGCCGTCATCCTCGCCACCGGCGCCATCCGCGACGCCGCGCTCGACATCGCCGGCATCGACCTGCTGCGCTCGTTCGGCGCGGCCGACTTCGTGGCCTGGTACGACGGCCACCCCGACGTGCCCACCGAATGGCCGCTCGACCAGCGCGAGGTCGCGGTCATCGGAAACGGCAACGTGGCCCTCGACGTCGCCCGCGTGCTCGCGAAGCACGCCGTCGACCTGCGCCCGACCGAGATCGCCGACAACGTGCTCGCCGGTCTCGAGTCCTCGGCCGTCACGGACGTGCACGTGTTCGGGCGCCGCGGTCCCGGCGACATCAAGTTCACGCCCATCGAGCTGCGCGAGCTCGGCGAGGTGCCGGACGTCGACATCGTCGTGCACGACGAGGACTTCGTCGACGCCGACCCCGCGAACGCCGCGAACAACCAGCTCAAGGTCATGCTGCGCATCCTCAACAGCTGGCGCACGCGGGAGTCGACCGGCGCCTCACGCCGTCTGCACCTGCACTTCTACCACTCGCCGGTCGAGGTGCTCGGCTCGCAGGAATCGGGCGTCACCGGCATCCGGTTCGAGCGCAACGAGCCCGTCGGCGACGGCAGGGTCCAGGGAACCGGCGAGTTCCGCGAGTTCGCGGTGCAGCAGGTGTACCGCGCCGTCGGCTACTACGGCACGCCCGTCATCGACGCGCCGTTCGACGTGCGCGCAGGCGTCGTCTCGAACGTCGAGGGACGCGTGAAGGATGCCGCCGTCACGGGCGCCGACGACGCCCCGACCATCCCCGGCCTGTATGCCACGGGCTGGATCAAGCGCGGGCCGGTCGGACTCATCGGCCACACCAAGTCCGATGCGATGGAGACCATCGCGCACCTCGTGGCCGACGCGGACGCCGGCCGCCTCACCGCTCCGACGGTGGACGGCGACGTGCTGGAGCTGCTGGACGAGCGCGAGGTCGCCTTCACCACGTGGGACGGCTGGCTCGCCCTCGACGCGCACGAGCGCGAGCTGGGCGCGGCCCACCAGCACACCCGCGAGCGCGTCAAGGTGGTGCCGCGCGACGAGCAGGTGCAGATCTCGCGCGGAGCGCTCGTCCCGTGA
- the cobA gene encoding uroporphyrinogen-III C-methyltransferase has protein sequence MTDRDGRIPPHELLRSGRDRQEPALSRQDARAHQELVRSAPATGKVWLVGAGPGDAGLLTLKGLRALEAADVIVADRLGARAVLDGLAADGVELRAEVVDVGKRPGHHAVPQDAINALLVQLAHDGKTVVRLKGGDPYVFGRGGEELFACQAAGVVVEVVPGITSAASVPAVAGIPLTHRGVATAFTVATAHDQIESLGGGRDHTVVLLMGVGTLANSAITLARGERGGDCPVAIVEDGYGARQRVTVGTLSTIAQQAAARGVRSPAVVVVGDVVRLSPYAPAELATLAREDFDPLIRKAPLT, from the coding sequence ATGACCGATCGCGATGGCCGCATTCCCCCGCACGAACTCCTCCGTTCTGGCCGGGACCGGCAGGAACCGGCACTCAGCCGGCAGGATGCCCGCGCGCATCAGGAGTTGGTGCGCAGTGCCCCTGCGACCGGCAAGGTCTGGCTCGTCGGGGCCGGCCCGGGCGACGCCGGACTGCTCACGCTCAAGGGGCTGCGCGCGCTCGAGGCCGCCGACGTCATCGTCGCGGACCGCCTGGGCGCCCGTGCGGTGCTCGACGGGCTCGCGGCCGACGGCGTGGAACTGCGCGCCGAGGTCGTCGACGTGGGCAAGCGCCCCGGACACCACGCGGTGCCGCAGGACGCGATCAACGCCCTCCTCGTGCAGCTCGCCCACGACGGCAAGACGGTCGTACGCCTCAAGGGCGGTGACCCGTACGTGTTCGGCCGCGGCGGCGAGGAGCTCTTCGCCTGCCAGGCGGCGGGCGTCGTCGTCGAGGTCGTGCCCGGCATCACCAGTGCCGCCTCGGTGCCGGCTGTCGCCGGCATCCCTCTCACCCACCGGGGTGTCGCCACCGCGTTCACCGTGGCGACCGCGCACGACCAGATCGAGTCGCTCGGCGGCGGCCGCGACCACACAGTCGTGCTGCTCATGGGCGTCGGCACCCTGGCCAACTCGGCGATCACACTGGCCCGCGGCGAGCGCGGCGGCGACTGCCCCGTCGCGATCGTCGAGGACGGCTACGGCGCCCGCCAGCGGGTCACGGTCGGCACCCTCTCGACCATCGCGCAGCAGGCCGCCGCGCGCGGCGTGCGCTCCCCCGCCGTGGTGGTCGTGGGCGACGTGGTGCGGCTGAGCCCGTACGCGCCCGCCGAGCTCGCGACCCTCGCACGCGAAGACTTCGACCCCCTGATCCGGAAGGCCCCTCTCACGTGA
- a CDS encoding ABC transporter permease: protein MPLETPTVVGRSLGDPATVVPDDLRSLASGLDKLQTDADAGPGRWRRFASSVLPPIVFVILLVVVWQLYVVIAHPRPDIVPGPADVAAALGDAWDTGRLQQAVTTSLERGIIGFLIAIVVGTPIGLLLAEVRPIRRAVGPIISGLQVLPSVAWVPAAIIWFGLSDATVYFVILMGAIPSIVNGLIAGIEQVPPQLRRVGTVLGASRWQLATAVILPAALPGYLAGLKQGWAFSWRSLMAAEIIAMGGTIGFGLGSMLQQSRELADLAGVLGTILVILAIGVLIELVFFGPLERRMLKRRGLLLTGGAR from the coding sequence ATGCCGCTTGAGACCCCCACCGTCGTGGGCCGCTCACTGGGCGACCCGGCCACCGTCGTGCCCGACGACCTGCGCAGCCTGGCCTCCGGCCTCGACAAGCTGCAGACTGACGCCGACGCGGGCCCCGGCCGCTGGCGCCGTTTCGCGTCGAGCGTGCTGCCGCCGATCGTCTTCGTGATCCTGCTCGTCGTGGTGTGGCAGCTGTACGTCGTCATCGCGCACCCGCGCCCCGACATCGTGCCCGGTCCGGCGGACGTCGCGGCGGCGCTCGGCGACGCCTGGGACACGGGCCGCCTGCAGCAGGCGGTCACGACGAGCCTGGAGCGCGGCATCATCGGGTTCCTCATCGCGATCGTCGTGGGCACCCCCATCGGACTGCTGCTGGCCGAGGTGCGCCCGATCCGGCGCGCCGTCGGCCCCATCATCTCGGGCCTGCAGGTGCTGCCGTCCGTCGCCTGGGTCCCGGCCGCGATCATCTGGTTCGGGCTCTCGGACGCGACCGTGTACTTCGTGATCCTCATGGGTGCGATCCCGTCGATCGTCAACGGGCTCATCGCCGGCATCGAGCAGGTGCCCCCGCAGCTGCGGCGCGTCGGCACCGTGCTCGGCGCCTCGCGCTGGCAGCTCGCGACGGCCGTGATCCTCCCGGCGGCCCTCCCCGGCTACCTCGCCGGGCTCAAGCAGGGCTGGGCGTTCTCGTGGCGCTCCCTCATGGCCGCCGAGATCATCGCGATGGGCGGCACGATCGGCTTCGGCCTAGGGTCGATGCTGCAGCAGTCGCGAGAACTCGCCGACCTGGCCGGCGTGCTCGGCACGATCCTCGTGATCCTCGCCATCGGCGTGCTCATCGAGCTGGTCTTCTTCGGGCCGCTGGAGCGGCGGATGCTCAAGCGCCGCGGCCTGCTCCTCACGGGAGGCGCGCGATGA
- a CDS encoding ABC transporter ATP-binding protein, giving the protein MSAAPASASGSASAAPEAGAPAPAGTPANLLAPSFDGVAPVAPAAEASAPAVRIDGVSKRFGNGPIVLDDVSLDIAPGELVCLLGASGCGKSTLLNLIAGLDQASAGTIETPAGGSAVMFQESALMPWLTARRNVELALRLRGVPRSERGEKALSLLDAVNLADAADKRPHELSGGMRQRVALARALAQDRPVLLMDEPFAALDAITRDLLHEELERVWRATGRTIVFVTHNVREAARLGQRVVLMGSRPGRIVQEWRITKTTGRRIASPEVAALSVEITDQLRKEIRRNAA; this is encoded by the coding sequence ATGAGCGCCGCTCCCGCTTCCGCCTCCGGGTCCGCCTCCGCGGCCCCGGAGGCGGGCGCACCCGCCCCGGCGGGAACGCCCGCGAACCTGCTCGCCCCGAGCTTCGACGGCGTCGCGCCGGTCGCGCCCGCCGCTGAGGCATCCGCTCCCGCCGTCCGCATCGACGGCGTCTCCAAGCGGTTCGGCAACGGCCCCATCGTGCTCGACGACGTGTCGCTCGACATCGCGCCGGGCGAGTTAGTGTGCCTGCTGGGCGCCTCGGGATGCGGCAAGTCCACGCTGCTCAACCTCATCGCGGGCCTCGACCAGGCGTCGGCGGGCACCATCGAGACCCCCGCCGGCGGGTCGGCGGTCATGTTCCAGGAGTCGGCGCTCATGCCGTGGCTCACCGCCCGGCGCAACGTCGAGCTGGCGCTGCGCCTGCGGGGCGTCCCGCGCTCCGAGCGCGGCGAGAAGGCCCTGTCGCTGCTTGATGCGGTGAACCTCGCGGATGCCGCCGACAAGCGGCCGCACGAGCTCTCGGGCGGCATGCGCCAGCGCGTGGCGCTCGCCCGCGCCCTCGCCCAGGACCGGCCGGTGCTGCTGATGGACGAGCCGTTCGCCGCTCTCGACGCCATCACACGCGACCTGCTGCACGAGGAGCTGGAGCGCGTGTGGCGTGCCACGGGGCGCACGATCGTGTTCGTCACCCACAACGTGCGCGAGGCCGCGCGCCTCGGGCAGCGCGTGGTGCTGATGGGCAGCCGCCCTGGCCGCATCGTGCAGGAGTGGCGGATCACCAAGACGACCGGCCGCCGCATCGCGTCGCCCGAGGTCGCCGCCCTGTCGGTCGAGATCACCGACCAGCTGCGCAAGGAGATCCGCCGCAATGCCGCTTGA